From a region of the Myxococcus guangdongensis genome:
- the bshA gene encoding N-acetyl-alpha-D-glucosaminyl L-malate synthase BshA has product MSPPLRIAITCFSTFGGSGMVATGIGLAMAERGHRVHFIAREPPVRLDHLPKGVSFHEVKESDYPALQRSGTYPIALASKMIEVATQEHLDVLHVHYAVPHATAAWMAREVLGDKAPRIVTTLHGTDTTLVGVHPSYLPMTRFSILKSDAVTTPSAFLRDATWSGFGIPDSFPIEVIANFVDTEAYAPVRERAPLKSFFPDLGDDEPVLVHVSNFRPVKRITDVVAVFAEVHRQLPCRLVMVGDGPEREPAERMLRELGLSHRVAFPGKQERFVRVLAASDVFLLPSEQESFGLAALEALSCGVPVVASDVGGIPEVVRHGETGLLAPLGDVRAMAGHVLGLLRDRPRWRAFSLRARADVVERFRLEPAIDRYESLYRRLAGGAPRR; this is encoded by the coding sequence ATGAGTCCTCCCCTCCGCATCGCCATCACCTGCTTCTCGACGTTCGGCGGCAGCGGCATGGTCGCCACCGGCATCGGCCTGGCCATGGCCGAGCGGGGCCACCGGGTCCACTTCATCGCGCGCGAGCCGCCGGTGCGCCTGGACCACCTGCCCAAGGGCGTGTCGTTCCACGAGGTGAAGGAGAGCGACTACCCCGCGCTCCAGCGCTCCGGCACGTACCCCATCGCCCTGGCGTCCAAGATGATTGAGGTCGCCACCCAGGAGCACCTGGACGTGCTGCACGTGCACTACGCGGTGCCCCACGCCACGGCAGCGTGGATGGCGCGCGAGGTGCTGGGTGACAAGGCGCCGCGCATCGTCACCACGCTGCACGGCACGGACACGACGCTCGTCGGCGTGCACCCCAGCTACCTGCCGATGACGCGCTTCTCCATCCTGAAGAGCGACGCGGTGACGACGCCGTCCGCCTTCCTGCGTGACGCGACGTGGAGCGGCTTCGGCATCCCCGACAGCTTCCCCATCGAGGTCATCGCCAACTTCGTGGACACGGAGGCGTACGCCCCCGTGCGCGAGCGCGCGCCGCTGAAGTCCTTCTTCCCGGACCTGGGCGACGACGAGCCCGTGCTGGTGCACGTCTCCAACTTCCGCCCCGTCAAGCGCATCACCGACGTGGTGGCCGTCTTCGCGGAGGTCCACCGTCAGCTGCCGTGCCGGCTGGTGATGGTGGGCGACGGGCCGGAGCGCGAGCCCGCGGAGCGGATGCTGCGCGAGCTGGGGCTCTCCCACCGCGTGGCCTTCCCCGGCAAGCAGGAGCGCTTCGTGCGGGTGCTCGCCGCGTCCGACGTCTTCCTGCTGCCCAGTGAGCAGGAGAGCTTCGGGCTCGCGGCGCTGGAGGCGCTCAGCTGCGGGGTGCCCGTGGTGGCCAGCGACGTGGGCGGCATCCCGGAGGTGGTGCGCCACGGCGAGACGGGCCTCCTGGCGCCGCTGGGTGACGTGCGCGCCATGGCGGGCCACGTGCTGGGCCTCTTGCGAGACAGGCCGAGGTGGCGGGCCTTCTCCCTCCGAGCGCGGGCCGACGTCGTCGAGCGCTTCAGGCTGGAGCCGGCCATCGACCGGTACGAGTCACTCTACCGACGACTCGCGGGCGGAGCCCCCCGACGCTGA
- a CDS encoding DUF2911 domain-containing protein, translated as MKNVALGCLLSALVVLVSAPAAAQLELPASSPSAKVSQEVGVTSISVDYSSPAVKGRKVWGDLVPWDKPWRSGANAATKITFSHDVTFGGKAVPAGTYSIVTLPSQKGWKVMLNKELGLFSTPAQYSPANDIATVAGTTAEIPSRERLTYVFSNTTDDTTSLDLEWEKLRVSIPIKTDTAKLAKANIEKSVSQSASEHAQAARYVADSTKDYAAALKLADASVAIDSTWYNQWIRADILAKSGKYAEARKAAQISWDLGQKAPNFFYKDQVSKALADWKNK; from the coding sequence ATGAAGAACGTTGCCCTCGGTTGTCTGCTCTCGGCGCTGGTGGTCCTCGTGTCGGCCCCGGCCGCCGCCCAGCTCGAGCTGCCCGCCTCCAGCCCCTCCGCCAAGGTCTCGCAGGAGGTGGGCGTCACGTCCATCTCCGTCGACTATTCCAGCCCGGCGGTGAAGGGCCGCAAGGTCTGGGGTGACCTGGTGCCCTGGGACAAGCCGTGGCGCTCGGGCGCGAACGCGGCCACCAAGATTACCTTCAGCCACGACGTCACCTTCGGTGGCAAGGCCGTGCCCGCGGGCACCTACTCCATCGTCACGCTGCCCTCGCAGAAGGGCTGGAAGGTGATGCTGAACAAGGAGCTGGGCCTGTTCTCCACGCCCGCCCAGTACTCGCCCGCCAACGACATCGCCACCGTCGCCGGCACCACGGCGGAGATTCCCAGCCGTGAGCGCCTGACGTACGTGTTCAGCAACACCACCGACGACACCACGTCGCTGGACCTCGAGTGGGAGAAGCTGCGCGTCTCCATCCCCATCAAGACGGACACCGCGAAGCTGGCCAAGGCGAACATCGAGAAGTCGGTGTCCCAGAGCGCCAGTGAGCACGCCCAGGCGGCCCGCTACGTGGCGGACTCCACCAAGGACTACGCCGCGGCGCTGAAGCTGGCGGACGCGTCCGTGGCCATCGACTCCACCTGGTACAACCAGTGGATTCGCGCGGACATCCTCGCCAAGAGCGGCAAGTACGCGGAGGCCCGCAAGGCCGCGCAGATTTCGTGGGACCTGGGCCAGAAGGCCCCGAACTTCTTCTACAAGGACCAGGTCTCCAAGGCCCTGGCGGACTGGAAGAACAAGTAG
- a CDS encoding AAA family ATPase — protein MKLTRLTVHHYRGVAPGTELTPGPTLNLVLGENGTGRTTLLELVSTVLGSDFSGLIHERFALEYELAFPGMKLHVFARNDTRVPERTEATPRQGAGLLPLRVPTQESGLQPLIEVELLLSSPSTRLVLRADSEGLDCKVDGESAWSRTMHWSLLDRSVWTLLFMTAQYIDVGLKERLKTLLRRTFLLAPQRFDEALGMYEKLGAIRYAMEAHDGEIFPLGLMALPSWMPGWLKERVELEPLVDALELRHDALEHSFLARFVGMAGLSSGRLRVEVLEKRSYDNGGRVGFGGFSFHFVRRDGGALSGAELGFGQKRLLSLFYYLDVNEDFAILDEPANGLHPRWVEAALGEMGGRQVFLASQSPLPLEHAVFTSDEELRASLIHCGPVAHEGQERIGWVHPTRQLAASLFESHRGGARPLGTLLREQGMW, from the coding sequence ATGAAGCTCACCCGGCTCACCGTCCATCACTACCGCGGCGTCGCCCCTGGCACCGAACTGACACCCGGGCCCACGCTCAACCTCGTCCTGGGTGAGAACGGCACCGGCCGCACGACGCTGCTGGAGCTGGTGTCCACCGTGCTGGGCTCGGACTTCTCCGGCCTCATCCACGAGCGCTTCGCGCTGGAGTACGAGCTGGCCTTCCCGGGCATGAAGCTGCACGTCTTCGCGCGCAACGACACGCGGGTGCCCGAGCGCACGGAAGCCACGCCCCGGCAGGGCGCGGGGCTCTTGCCGCTGCGCGTGCCCACGCAGGAGTCGGGGCTCCAGCCGCTCATCGAGGTGGAGCTCCTCCTGTCGTCGCCGTCGACGCGGCTGGTGCTGCGCGCGGACTCGGAGGGCCTCGACTGCAAGGTGGATGGAGAGAGCGCGTGGTCGCGCACCATGCACTGGTCGCTGCTGGACCGCTCGGTGTGGACGCTGTTGTTCATGACGGCGCAGTACATCGATGTGGGGCTCAAGGAGCGGCTCAAGACGCTCCTGCGTCGCACCTTCCTGCTCGCGCCCCAGCGCTTCGACGAGGCGCTGGGGATGTACGAGAAGCTGGGCGCCATCCGCTACGCCATGGAGGCGCACGACGGGGAGATCTTCCCGCTGGGGTTGATGGCGCTGCCGTCCTGGATGCCGGGGTGGCTCAAGGAGCGCGTGGAGCTGGAGCCCCTGGTGGACGCGCTGGAGCTGCGCCATGACGCGCTCGAGCATTCGTTCCTCGCGCGCTTCGTGGGGATGGCGGGCCTGTCCTCCGGACGGCTGCGCGTGGAGGTGCTGGAGAAGCGCTCGTACGACAACGGCGGGCGCGTGGGCTTCGGCGGCTTCAGCTTCCACTTCGTCCGCCGCGACGGGGGCGCGCTGTCCGGGGCGGAGCTGGGCTTCGGCCAGAAGCGGCTGCTGTCGCTCTTCTACTACCTGGACGTCAACGAGGACTTCGCCATCCTGGACGAGCCCGCCAATGGCCTGCACCCGCGCTGGGTGGAGGCCGCGCTCGGGGAGATGGGAGGACGGCAGGTGTTCCTCGCCAGCCAGAGCCCGCTGCCGCTGGAGCACGCGGTGTTCACTTCCGACGAGGAGCTGCGCGCGTCCCTCATCCACTGCGGCCCGGTGGCCCACGAGGGCCAGGAGCGCATTGGCTGGGTCCACCCCACGCGGCAGCTCGCCGCGAGCCTCTTCGAGTCCCACCGCGGCGGCGCTCGGCCCCTGGGAACCCTGCTCAGGGAACAGGGCATGTGGTGA